Part of the Bacillota bacterium genome is shown below.
GTGTCCCGGTGCTCGTTCACCAAGGCAATGATGTCCTCGGCCTCCAGCAGGGGTGTATCGCCGTACAGGATGACCACGTCTGCCTCCTTCCCCTCAAGGTAAGGGGCAGACACCAGCACTGCATGCCCTGTACCCAACTGTTCTTCTTGGTGTATTATCTCGACCCCCGAAAGCACCGTGGTGATCTCGGAGGATCCCTGTCCAACCACGACCAGGGGGCGGGCAATCCCGGCGCCCTGAGCGGCGCTGACAACTCGCTCCAGCATGGTACGCCCGAGAACCCGGTGAAGAACCTTGGGAAGCCTGGACTTCATCCTTGTGCCTCGCCCTGCGGCCAGGATGACCGCAGCCAACTCTCTGTCCATGGTAGAGCCCCTTTCCGTCATGGTCCACATGGTATTATACCACAGGTTTCCCTCTCCTTAGGATCCTCGGGGATAGGGCGCTGGTTTTATGGAAACCCTCTTGGATACTTCATCGATGCCGAGCAATATTGCCAGGGATGTGAAGCCTGACACCAGCTTCTCCCGGGGCTCCTCCGTTTCCACCAGCACACCCGTGCCGACAACGGATGCCCCAAACTCTCCCATGAGATCCACAATGCCCCGGGCTGTTCCCCCTGCTTTCATGAAGTCATCAATGGCCAGGACCTTCACTCCCGGCTGCAGGGCGCGGCGAGGCAGGGACATGGTCTGGATCCTGTGGCTGGAACCCGAAACGTAGTTGATGCTCAGGGCGGACCCCTCTGTGACCCTGTGGTCTCGCCTGACCACCACCAGTGGAAGCCCCATGGACCTGGCTGTCATCATAGCCAGCGGTATCCCCTTGGTCTCAACAGTAACCACAACATCCGGGGACGCCCCCCAGAAGCGGGTGGCGAATATCTCACCCAAGTCCTGCGCCCAGCTCGGATGGAAGATGATATCCGCCATGTAAAGGAACCCCCCGGGCAGTATCCGGGAGGGGTCACTGAGAGTGCGGCATAGGCGTTCCAGGGTATCATGGGTGTCCTGGGGTTCGACGCAGGGGAGGTACCGGACACCCCCCGTCGCTCCTGTGAGTGTCTCAATCTTGCCCATGGCCATGGACCCGAAGGCCTGTTTCATCAGGGCCAGATCCTCGCTAATGGTGGACTTGGCCGCGTCGAGCATCTGGGTGAAGAAACCCAGGGGAAAGAACGAAGCGGGCCTGTTAACCAGGGTTCTCGTAATGGCAGCTACCCGCTGGCTCCGTCGCAATCTGCCCACCTGAGACCCACCCCCTAAGTGAGTTGCGTGGATAGGTACAAACCTTTCTAGACGTCGTCACCTTGACCTCAGCGCCCCCATGGCTACCTCTAGGTCTGAGGGCTTATCCACATCCATGCCGATCTCCGGATCCCAACAGACCACAGCCCGGGCCGTTATGTGAAATACCTGGGATACCCGCTTCTCCAAGGACGGGATGTCGAGGCGCCCGAGGAGCAGGCCCAAGAGAAACCTCCAGCCCAGGAGCCGGGCCAAAGCCACAGGCTTCTTCCTGTCTTGGGCCAGCCTTTCGGCCACCGCCCGGAAGTCCTCTAGGATTGAAGGGTCTATGACAACGATGTTGCCTCCCGTGACCCCTCCCTCTTTCAGTCGCACGTACGTCCTTCGTGCGCTAGGGAAGCGAGCCTCAATCGCAGGGCGGGGCACAACGGAGTAGAAGAACTGGCCCTCTCGTTCGGAGCATCTTTCCAGGAACTCGTCTATCATTCCTCCCGATACCAGTGGAATATCACTGGTGACTACCAGGGCGCGGGCATCGCCAGGCAGGGCTTTCACACCCCGGGAAAGGTTCTCCACGAGCCCATCGCCGGAGGGAACAAGCTGGCCGCCCACCCTGGATACCTCAGGCTCCAGGACCGCGGGACCAACCACAACAATTGTGCCCACGTGCCTCGCTTCCTGGAGTCCGTCCAGGACATAGGAGATCATGGGCCGCCCATTTATGTCAATGAGGGCCTCCCATGCCTCGGGGCTCTTCTCCGCCAAGGCCTTGTTGGGGCTCCCTGCGAGCACCACAGCTCCATACTCCATGCTCACGTCCCTTCCTTCCATGCCTCACTCAAAGGCTCCGGGATACACCTATGTAGCGAAGGGTCTCGCGTTCCTCGATTCTCACCCTGGCTTCCTCTGCCGCGCCAGAGGTACGGAAGATCCCGAACACGCAGGGACCGCTCCCGGACATGCAGGCCCCCAAGGCGCCTTCCTGCATCATGGCATCCCTCAATCGCGGCACCGAGGGGAGGATTCCGGCTACGGCCATCTCCAAGGCATTCCCCAAGTTCAGGCCAAGGGTCTCGAGGTCCCCGCGTTCCAGGGCCTGGATGCAGGCGTTGATGCAGGGACGCTCAGATTTGGACCCGTGATCCCAAGCCTCGTACGCCCACCTAGCGCTGACCTCCCCTGGAGGGCAGGCTAGGAGGAGCCAGAGCGGAGTGGCGGGCTTCAGTGGTGTGAGCGTTTCTCCCTTGCCTGTGGCCAGGGCGCAAGTAAGTCCAGAGAGGCAAAAGGGGATATCGGAGCCAACTGTCTCCCCGATGAGTGACATCTCCCGCGGGGAGACTGGCAGGTTCCACAAGTCCACTATGGCTTTTATCACTGCGGCGGCGTCAGCGCTGCCTCCAGCGAGGCCCGCAGCCATGGGGATGGCCTTCTCCAGGGAGATCTCTACCCCGGAGATAGCAGGGAAGTGGCGCAACAGGGCAGCCGCTGCCCGGCATGCCAGGTTCTCAGGTCCTGCTGGCGTTCCTCCTGGATCAGTGAGGGTTACACCAGAAGATGCCTTCTTCACGCTCACGGTGTCGTGCAGCCCCACCCGGAGCACTAGGGATTCTATGCTGTGATAGCCGTCCGCGCGGCGAGCCACGACATCCAGCGTGAGGTTAACCTTGGCGTGTGCCCTGACGGCAAGCGCGTTCTTCAATGGGTCCCCTCCCGGGATGGAGAAGACTCGGTTCCCGGGAATCTTCTCGCCTCGTGCCCTTGGCTCCTGCTGCAGTCTAGAATATGGCGACGGGCCGATCCTTCCGGGCATCGGTTATTGCCGTTCTCACCGACTCAATGGCCCACATCGCCACGCTGTATTTCTCGTAGAACACTGCCACCACGTCGCCGGCACCAGCTAACACCAGGCCACGTCGAACTGCCTGCCCCTCGTCCGGGACCACATCAATGCACTCGAGGGCCATGCCTTCGCTGCGGGCCCCCCTTACCAGGAGCCTCGCTATCTCCCCAGCCTGCCTGCCCCTGAGGTCAGTGTCCTCCTTGAAGACCACCCGGTGACAATGGCGGGCACTGGCAGCTCCCACAGCCTCAATGTCTTCGTTGCGCCTGTCGCCGGGGCATGTGACAACACCGATCAGCCTCCCTGTGGCCATTTGCCGTGCTGTGGGTAGGACCGTTTCCAGTGCATGGCTGTTATGACCGTAGTCCAGGAGCACCCGGAAGTCTCCCACGGCGATGAGATTGAACCTGCCAGGGTTGAGGTGGTCGTCGCAGGTGAACGTGCATAGCCCCTTTCGAATGACGTAGGGAGGGAAGCCCATAGCCAGGACGGCGCCCGCCGCGGAGAGGCAGTTCTCCACGTTGTGCTTGGCCATGCCCTGCAGAGTGCAGGGAACCTCCTTCAATCGTATCAGGTTCCATTCCTTGCCCTTCTCACCCACAACGATGACCCCGTCGCGGAGAAAGAGGGCAGTGTGGCCTTGAGCGGTGTGACGCTTGACCGTGAGATTGTCGGGCTGGATGGAGAAGTAGACTGGGGTAGCCCTGATCCTCATGGCCATTGTCACACATGAGGGGTCATCCGCATTAAGCACAACGAAACCCTGGGAGCGGGCGCTCTCCGCCACAAGCCCTTTGACCCAGGCTAGGTCCTCAAGGGTCTCTATCCCGTCGAGCCCAAGGTGATCAGATGCGACATTGGTCACCACCGCTACGTCACACCAGTCAAAAGCCAAGCCTCCATGGATGATGCCCCCCCGGGCGGTTTCGAGAACCGCCATCTCACATGAGGGGTCTCTCAGTACTAGGCGGGCGCTCCAGGGGCCCGCGTTGTCCCCAGCCAGCAGCCTTCTGCCTCCAAGGTACACCCCATCCGTTATGGCCATGCCCACATTGTAGCCTTCAATCCCAGCGATGTATGAGATGAGCCTACAGGTGGTGGTCTTCCCATTGGTGCCGGTCACAGCGGCGATGGGGATCCGGGACCTGCTTCCAGGGGGAAATAGGTGTTCCACGATGTCAGAGGCCACATCCCGGGATTTCCCTGCCCAGGGGTGAAGGTGCATCCGAAGCCCGGGGGCCGCGTTCACCTCTATAATGGCCCCGCCGCACTCCTCCAGGGGCTTCTTCACATCCTGGGCAACGAAGTCCACCCCAGCTACATCCAGGCCCATCGCCTGCACTGCCCTGAGCATGATCCAGGCGTTGTGCGGGTGGAGATCGTCAGTGGCGTCCAGGGCAATCCCTCCTGTGCTGAGGTTCGCATTCTCCCTGAGGTAGACCAGTTCCCCCAGGGCAGGAGTGTACCCTAGTCCCTTCTTCTGCCGGGCGAGGACCATGAGTACCACCGGGTCCACCCTGATCTTGGTCAGGGGCTTCTCATGGCCCTCTCCCCTGAGGGGGTCTTCGTTGGCTATTTGGATCAGCTGCTTCAGGGTGTGAACGCCGTCACCTGTGACGTGAGCGGGGAGCCTCTGGCTGCAGGCAACTACTCTGTGGCCCACCACGAGGGCCCTGTAGTGATTGCCGTCAACGTACTTCTCCACGAGCACCTTCCGGTTGAACCTTGATGCCAGGTTATAGGCGGACCGTATTTCCGCCTCTTCCTGCAGGTTAAGGGTGACGCCGCGCCCTTGGTTGCCGTCTAGGGGTTTCACAGCGACAGGGCACCCGATGGCCTTGGCTACCTCAAGGGCCTCGTGCTCGCTCAAGGCCAGGTCTCCGGGAGGAACTGGCAGGCCTGCATCTGCCAGTAGTCTCTTGCTGAGCGCCTTGTCCCTGCAAAGGTCTACTCCCACACAGCTGGTATTCTGGGTTATGGTAGCCTCTACGCGCTTGGCGTACTTGCCGTAGCCCAGTTGGAGGAGGCTCTGGCCATCCAAGCGCATTACCGGTATATCCCGGGCTTCCGCGGCCATGGCTATTGCGGCGGTACTAGGCCCCAGCTCGGTTATGGCAGCAATACGCTGGGCCTTCTTCACCACCATGTCTACGGGGCACGCTTTACCTCTTGCGAGATCGGCCACCATCTTCACGGCGGCCTCCCCGATAAACATGGCAGCCTCCCGTGCAGTGTATTCAAAAACCACCTGGTATGTAGAGGGCGGCGCGATCTGGCGAGTCTTGCCGTAACGGGTGGGCATGCCTGCCATTGCCTGGATTTCTAAGGCCACGTGCTCCACAACATGGCCTAGAAGAGTCCCTTCCTGTAGCCTCTTTAGGAAGCCTCCTGGCCTTCCTAGGCTGCAGTGATGGCTCCTGAGTTGAGGCAGTGCCTGGACCAAACGTTCGGTGAAGCCGCTGATCTTGTTGGTGGGCCGATCCACGAATTCTCCAATGTCAATTACCATCTCCACAACGGGCCTGTGGCTATGGAGGTTGCGTCCTCCGAATGCCCTAATGCGGATGAGGCGCATGGGCTTTCCTCCTATGGGTTGCTGGCGCCCAATAGGGTTTCCTCGTGAGTGAGTGGCTATACGTGGTTTCCATGCCGTGGCTGGTCAGGAAGAATGGCCCTAATGCCAGAACCGGGTCAATGTTCGAGGTAAGCATAATCACCACACGAAAGTAGAGTGAAGAATTCGAGGGAGGTCTTGGCTCACAGGTGAGAGGCATCCCTGATCTCCACCTGGTCATCCCGGATAAACAAGTCCACAGGGTTCCTCGAGCGCCCCTTGATGGCAATGCCGTCATAACCGGTGAACTTCAATTCCGGCTGGCGCGGTGCGGGATTGGGGCCGCTATGGGTTCAAAGAACCTGAAAGCCATAGCCGTACGGGGTGGCGGGAGGTCCAGGTTCAGATGAGAAGGCAATGACGGCCATCGCTGGCAAGCCAGAGGGTCTTCTCGTGAATAACCGCTCGTCCTGCGCCTCGTGCGACTGGGGCACCTTAGGGGCGCTCCCGGCTCTCCAGGCACGTAGGATACTGTTAACTCGGAACTTCGCTCTAAGGCAGTTCGAAACATGGGAAAGGCTGGCTCCTGAAACCGTGAAGACAGAGGAGGGCAGGGATAGGTGGGGGTGCTACGCCTGCTAAGTCCGTTGCAGGAAGACAGCCCAGGCGCCTGTGTCCCTTCGGAAAAGGGACGAGGCTGCTTCGGTTCAAGACAGCCGCGAGACAACGATCCCAGCGGCGTCAGGAGGGGATGGCCCTGTTACGACTGGCTGCCCCAGCGCCTGCTGCCAGGCCCCGAGGACCTAACAAGGGGACACCCGGGATACCCGCCGCTAACCTCAGGCAAGCCTTGCGGCTGTACTGCTCCATGAGGGGCTGGATCCGGGCACCGGAAGCCCGGTACTGCCTAGATGGAGGAGGTGGGCCTGGAGTGGGCTGTGGAGCCAGGGAGCCCTGGGAAAGGGGACTGAGGCCTCAGGGCTTCGGGCCAGACCGCCGGCTACTTGTGGGTGCCGTATGAGCCCTGGGGCACGATGGCCTTGCGTTTCCTAAGATCGAACCCGTAACCGGAGGGCAGGATGTGGAGAGCCACACTAGTAATGGCCAAGGGCTCCTCTGGGGCTTGTTCAGAGGTGTTGCTGTGGTCGATGGAATGGCCGTCAACGATGGTGACCGCTTGAGATCCGATGACCTGGAGGATGCCCTCAGGGGATACCACGGCAGCAGTATCCTCGTCCACACCTAAACCAAGGACGTGAGGGTTCTCTGCGATGGCACCGAGAAGCCGGCCGATACGGCCCCGCTGTGCGAAGTGCTGGTCTACAACTACATCTTTAAGGAACCCCATGCCAGGAGCCATCTTGGTGGTACACTTGCGGGGGGCCTCATCCCCGAGGCCCTCCACGATCATGGTATCGCTCATTACCGAGGCCCCGGCGCTGGTTCCAGCGATAACGGCTCCTAGGCGGTGAGAGGTGTGCAGCGCGCCGTAAAGGGGTGTTCCCCCAAGAAGGCTTGTGATCCTCAACTGGTCGCCTCCCGTGAAGAAGATGCCAGTGGCATCCTCGAGCAGCCTGATGTACTGGGGTTCCAGGGCGTCTCTCCGGCAGGCAATATTTATGGGCCACGCGTGTTCGCAACCCAGTGACTCGAAGATCTCCACGTACTCCCTGGAAGCTGAAGAGGGGTTTGAGGATGCCGCAGCAATGATGGCGATCCTGGCCTTGTCCTCGCCGGCAAGACGAACTACCTCGGCCAGGATATTCATGCCTCCTCCTTTGTCCTCAGCCCCCCCAATGATTACCAGTGCCCCTGCGCGAGTCATGGAATTCCCCCTGGCTGTAGTCTGGCCAGGGCTAAGAACCTCTATGTTAGGTCTCCTAGACTGGCCCGCCTAGATGGTCACCTTCAGCATGTTCATCACATGACCTATCTTCCCTGCTATGCTGGCCTTGTCTGATCCTGCTGACACCAAGCCCAAGGCTTCTCTCCTCAAAGAGACCAGGAGAGAACCACTGTCGCCCGGTTGAGCCATGGGGGTGGTTACTATCTGATCAGTGAAAACAGCGCTGCCCACATCTCCCATCAGTACCTTCAGCGTAGCGCCTACGACCTTTACCTCCCCTGCAGATACCCCAGATGTGCGGCCACTCTTAATGACCCTCTCCCCTAGAGTAGCCTCTCTCGCGGAAGTGACCTCTCCGATATCCATGATCTCGGGGGATATGATCTCGGGAGACACGGGCCGGGCCACCGCGGCATCCACCAGGTTCTCGCCCTTGACGCTCCGGTACAGGCGAATGTGGTAGTTGGGCTTGGCTATTCCAAGGGCCCAGTTCACGGCCCGCTCTACACGCTTGGCGACCGAACACGTAGCAGCCTCCCCCGCACGGTAGACAGGGACGAAGCGCTCGAGATAAGCCACGGTGTCCTCAGAGGCCCCGCCGTCAACCCTCCCGGGTTGGTAGATGGGATCCCCCTTTCTTGACCTGCCATCCCTACCATCGGTGATGTTGGCCAAGACGTGATTGTTGGAAAGGATTAGGGGGACCTGGGTCTTCTCGTCCTTTACCACAGCACCAAAGGTCCCTGCGGTTACCAGGTGATGCCCGATGCTCACGCCAGGTACGGCTGGCCTCACCCGGGTGAGGCGCGAAAGGAGGACGATTTCCCCCACTTCAAGTACGTCCGTGTGAACGCTGTTGATCTGTCTAGGAATGGCCTGGCTCCTGGGAATACTGTCAATGGGTACCTTCTTTGTAACCAGGACAACTACTGCCAAGCGGCCTGTGGAACGTCCGGCTGTCTCTTTGAAGCCAACCCCCACCCCCACCACATTATCTTTACTCAAGACGTATGCTCCGTAAGAGGACACGAAGCGCATTAGGCGTTCCAAAGGGTTTCCCTCCTTGCCACGGCGATTCCGGTTGTCACGTGGCTGTACACACCATAATATGCGGGTGGAATGCTGCTGGTGTCCGGAGGGATGAGTGAAGACACCTGCACCGAGGCCATGTAAGGGACGAAATGCGAGGGGATCAGCCATCGGGATGCTTGGCAAGGGTCCTTCTGAAAGACCGGTCTGCCATGGTCAATGATGTTGGGAGTAAAGCGGTAAGGATAGCGTATGGCCTCAGACGTGGGCTAGCCTGGTAACAGAAATCTCACCCTTGGGCACAAAGCCTCGGGTTTGCTGTCCTGTTGGCAAGGTCAGCATGGTGTGAAGATGTAGCGACTAGTCTGGTAGGCGTGTCTTATGATAACCCCCATGTACCGGCCCGGCTCAAGCACCCTGTGACATAGCCCGAAGGCCGCTTCCATACAGCCCAGCTAGGATTCGTAGGAGACCATGCTGGCCAGCCAGGTCTTTGTCCTGCTCTGGCCTCATGTCATAGTCAGCCCGGCGTTTTGGCGTGGCCTCCATGGCGGTCGTCGCACATGGTCCTCTGCAAGTGTGCAGGTTGTGGGGGAACCATGGCTGTGCATTGGACGCATCACTCGAGGTTCTTCATGACCTCAAGGCGGCGTCCCTCAACCATCTCTGCCAGACGGTGGTTTCTTTGCCGGAGCTGTCACACACTTGTGATAGACTTGATCCCACGCGGGCTTATCTATCCCCAGAGACGGCCGGGGGGCTACATAGCATGGCGCCTATCGGCGCCTATCAAAGTCGCGCCAACACCGGCAAATGGGTGAGGGACGCTTCCACCGGGATTGGTGAAGAAGTGGGCGCCGTGCTCATTAAGGAGGGAATGCCCGGACTCGCTTGGATAGGAGGTCATCAATAAATCTCCGTTTCCGGTGGGCTCACATCCCAGGGACGGAGGCCGGCGCAACACCGATCCCCGCCCGAGGCCCGGACGAGGCCTCCACCATGGCGACCTGATCTGCTGTGAGGGCTTGGAAAGGGCGAGGCAGTAATCTCGTGCCCCGCCCACGCTTTAGGTCACGTCAGCCACACCGGTCTCTTGCAGGGCCTCGCCAGCCAGGGTTAACTCTACGGTGCGGGTGAGGATGTCGGTATAACTATAGGAGACCCTGCGTCCCAGGAAACGGTCATCGTCTAGTTTAACCACGAATATGCTGGGGTACGTCTGCTCGAGAACGCCCATTCGCTCAACCACACGCTTCCTGCCCTTGTTGGCTCGTATCATAATACGCTGACCAACGTGCCCGTCAAGCCCGCTTTTTATCTTGGCTATGGCATTGCTGCCTGACATTGGTCACACACCCCTTTGAGATCGACCCTCACTGTCAATAATTGTACCATCAATTTAGTCACTTGTCAATTTGAATAGATTATGATATAGGAGTATCTGCTGGCTGTCAATAGAAAATTCGCCCGAGCCATTTGCGTTCCAGAAGATCGGCAGGCTGAGCATGGATGTAGTTAAGGGAAAAGGCTTTGACCCCATGGGATAGTGCATCGTGGGCTTTTTTCATCATGGATGGCGGGCAGTCTCGGGAAATCGACCTCAGGAAAACCAGGGTTATCCCTGCCCTCGTTGCCGAAGTGATGTTTAGCGATAGAACCCCTGAGAGGAGGGAGGAGCGCCCATGGCATTATACCACAGGGGCGGTAACATAGGGGCGGCTCCTTGGGTGGGAGGAGACTTAGGAAATTGGGGACCTGGAGCGGCTTAGGCTGGTGGTGGAGCACATGCTCGGAGCACCCGCCTCGCCCGCC
Proteins encoded:
- the purR gene encoding pur operon repressor, encoding MGRLRRSQRVAAITRTLVNRPASFFPLGFFTQMLDAAKSTISEDLALMKQAFGSMAMGKIETLTGATGGVRYLPCVEPQDTHDTLERLCRTLSDPSRILPGGFLYMADIIFHPSWAQDLGEIFATRFWGASPDVVVTVETKGIPLAMMTARSMGLPLVVVRRDHRVTEGSALSINYVSGSSHRIQTMSLPRRALQPGVKVLAIDDFMKAGGTARGIVDLMGEFGASVVGTGVLVETEEPREKLVSGFTSLAILLGIDEVSKRVSIKPAPYPRGS
- a CDS encoding NTP transferase domain-containing protein, coding for MEYGAVVLAGSPNKALAEKSPEAWEALIDINGRPMISYVLDGLQEARHVGTIVVVGPAVLEPEVSRVGGQLVPSGDGLVENLSRGVKALPGDARALVVTSDIPLVSGGMIDEFLERCSEREGQFFYSVVPRPAIEARFPSARRTYVRLKEGGVTGGNIVVIDPSILEDFRAVAERLAQDRKKPVALARLLGWRFLLGLLLGRLDIPSLEKRVSQVFHITARAVVCWDPEIGMDVDKPSDLEVAMGALRSR
- the ispE gene encoding 4-(cytidine 5'-diphospho)-2-C-methyl-D-erythritol kinase, translated to MKNALAVRAHAKVNLTLDVVARRADGYHSIESLVLRVGLHDTVSVKKASSGVTLTDPGGTPAGPENLACRAAAALLRHFPAISGVEISLEKAIPMAAGLAGGSADAAAVIKAIVDLWNLPVSPREMSLIGETVGSDIPFCLSGLTCALATGKGETLTPLKPATPLWLLLACPPGEVSARWAYEAWDHGSKSERPCINACIQALERGDLETLGLNLGNALEMAVAGILPSVPRLRDAMMQEGALGACMSGSGPCVFGIFRTSGAAEEARVRIEERETLRYIGVSRSL
- the cphA gene encoding cyanophycin synthetase, whose translation is MRLIRIRAFGGRNLHSHRPVVEMVIDIGEFVDRPTNKISGFTERLVQALPQLRSHHCSLGRPGGFLKRLQEGTLLGHVVEHVALEIQAMAGMPTRYGKTRQIAPPSTYQVVFEYTAREAAMFIGEAAVKMVADLARGKACPVDMVVKKAQRIAAITELGPSTAAIAMAAEARDIPVMRLDGQSLLQLGYGKYAKRVEATITQNTSCVGVDLCRDKALSKRLLADAGLPVPPGDLALSEHEALEVAKAIGCPVAVKPLDGNQGRGVTLNLQEEAEIRSAYNLASRFNRKVLVEKYVDGNHYRALVVGHRVVACSQRLPAHVTGDGVHTLKQLIQIANEDPLRGEGHEKPLTKIRVDPVVLMVLARQKKGLGYTPALGELVYLRENANLSTGGIALDATDDLHPHNAWIMLRAVQAMGLDVAGVDFVAQDVKKPLEECGGAIIEVNAAPGLRMHLHPWAGKSRDVASDIVEHLFPPGSRSRIPIAAVTGTNGKTTTCRLISYIAGIEGYNVGMAITDGVYLGGRRLLAGDNAGPWSARLVLRDPSCEMAVLETARGGIIHGGLAFDWCDVAVVTNVASDHLGLDGIETLEDLAWVKGLVAESARSQGFVVLNADDPSCVTMAMRIRATPVYFSIQPDNLTVKRHTAQGHTALFLRDGVIVVGEKGKEWNLIRLKEVPCTLQGMAKHNVENCLSAAGAVLAMGFPPYVIRKGLCTFTCDDHLNPGRFNLIAVGDFRVLLDYGHNSHALETVLPTARQMATGRLIGVVTCPGDRRNEDIEAVGAASARHCHRVVFKEDTDLRGRQAGEIARLLVRGARSEGMALECIDVVPDEGQAVRRGLVLAGAGDVVAVFYEKYSVAMWAIESVRTAITDARKDRPVAIF
- a CDS encoding aldehyde ferredoxin oxidoreductase N-terminal domain-containing protein, whose protein sequence is MKFTGYDGIAIKGRSRNPVDLFIRDDQVEIRDASHL
- a CDS encoding cyanophycinase translates to MTRAGALVIIGGAEDKGGGMNILAEVVRLAGEDKARIAIIAAASSNPSSASREYVEIFESLGCEHAWPINIACRRDALEPQYIRLLEDATGIFFTGGDQLRITSLLGGTPLYGALHTSHRLGAVIAGTSAGASVMSDTMIVEGLGDEAPRKCTTKMAPGMGFLKDVVVDQHFAQRGRIGRLLGAIAENPHVLGLGVDEDTAAVVSPEGILQVIGSQAVTIVDGHSIDHSNTSEQAPEEPLAITSVALHILPSGYGFDLRKRKAIVPQGSYGTHK
- a CDS encoding Veg family protein; the protein is MSGSNAIAKIKSGLDGHVGQRIMIRANKGRKRVVERMGVLEQTYPSIFVVKLDDDRFLGRRVSYSYTDILTRTVELTLAGEALQETGVADVT